The genomic interval GTTTAAGTATATTAGGGATTTTAATCATATCTTCTTTAAAAACAATTTGATTTTCATCATAAATTGATAATTCTTCCAAAGCATTACAAATGCCAAAGACAATACTTGAAATCCCAGCGCAAACAATATCTTGATTGTATTGCCCGCTTAATGCATGTCCTTTTATTTCAATTTCTGAAATAATAGAATCTTTTTTAATGATTTTTACATAAGTCATATTACCATCTCATTAAGCATTGATTTTTTCAATAACTAAACGTGTATATGGTTGACGATGACCTTGTTTTTTTCTGTATTTCTTTTTAGGTTTGTATTTGAAAACGATGATTTTTTTACTTTTACCTTGTTTCTCAACTTTTGCGGTAACAGTTGCACCGTTTAATAATGGAGAACCAATTTTGGTTTCTTCACCACCAACTAACAATACTTCGTCAAAAACGACAACATCACCTTCTTGAGCATTTAATTTTTCAACCCAAATAGTTTGTCCTTCTTCAACACGTAATTGTTTTCCACCAGTTTTAATAACAGCGTACATAAACGCACCTCCTTTAATTATAACTCAGACTCGCCTTGCAGGTAACCTAATGGTTTTAAAACCTGTTCGGAGCGGTTGAGGCATCTTAGGTGCCTACAACATTAAAAGTATATCAAACATTATGATATAAGTCAACATTTATTTTTGTTTCAATAATTGTTTTAATACTTCACG from Mycoplasmatota bacterium carries:
- a CDS encoding ribosomal-processing cysteine protease Prp, with amino-acid sequence MTYVKIIKKDSIISEIEIKGHALSGQYNQDIVCAGISSIVFGICNALEELSIYDENQIVFKEDMIKIPNILKQKDVQLICKTMIVQLQTIKRSYPKYIEILFQ
- the rplU gene encoding 50S ribosomal protein L21; the encoded protein is MYAVIKTGGKQLRVEEGQTIWVEKLNAQEGDVVVFDEVLLVGGEETKIGSPLLNGATVTAKVEKQGKSKKIIVFKYKPKKKYRKKQGHRQPYTRLVIEKINA